In Phormidium ambiguum IAM M-71, a single window of DNA contains:
- a CDS encoding endonuclease MutS2, giving the protein MIQNETLELLEWPRLCHHLSTFAATKLGAIAARHLQIPQTQAESLTLLAQTKEVYELENRLVSGLSFDGITDIGDALERAELQGILSGEELLNIATTLAGTRQLRRVIDNQEDLLVLNELVADLRTYPELEQEIHHCIDDRGDVADRASTKLAGIRHQLRQQRDRIYSVLQGIIQRQSNAIQEPVITQRGDRFVIPVKATSKDAIPGIVHDTSMSGATLYVEPNSIVSLGNQLRQLMRQEQNESEAIRRALTEKVAEVKPDLERLLAIATTLDLATARARYSLWLEANPPRFIEPEKETITLRQLRHPLLVWQQKHEQGSNVIPVDLLIQPHIRVVTITGPNTGGKTVTLKTLALAALMAKVGLFIPAREPVEIPWFDQILADIGDEQSLQQSLSTFSGHIRRISRILAAISGETRGQGDKGTRGQGEETEQISASSSSQSPVPSPQSLVLLDEVGAGTDPAEGSALAIALLQHLANTSLLTMATTHFGELKALKYEDERFENASVEFNDLTLSPTYRLLWGIPGRSNALTIAKRLGLNAEIVEQAQTYVGGASEDVNQVIAGLEAQRKRQETKAEEAAELLKQAEKLHEEVARKAANLQQREQQLRLQQEQAVQAAIAQAKGEIAQVIRRLQQGNVTGKDAQAATEAINQIKEKHLPPPVKPKPGFKPQVGDRVRIPKLNQTAEVLTAADENGNLSVRFGIMKMTVSLADVESLTGEKAEVPVKQKPVEKETPRTLPNKGGTQPPPPAPAIRTSQNTVDIRGSRVADAESELERGIRAATNAGVLWIVHGKGTGKLRQGVHEFLQEHPQVERFELADSKEGGAGVTIAYLR; this is encoded by the coding sequence TTGATTCAAAACGAAACTTTAGAACTATTAGAATGGCCTCGCTTGTGCCATCATTTATCTACCTTCGCTGCTACTAAGTTAGGAGCGATCGCAGCACGTCACCTACAAATCCCGCAAACTCAAGCGGAAAGTTTAACACTTTTAGCCCAAACTAAGGAAGTTTACGAGTTAGAAAATCGTTTAGTTTCTGGGTTAAGTTTTGATGGAATTACTGATATTGGTGATGCTTTAGAAAGAGCCGAATTACAGGGGATTTTGTCAGGGGAAGAGTTGTTGAATATTGCCACGACTCTTGCCGGAACTAGACAATTGCGCCGAGTAATTGATAACCAAGAAGATTTGCTTGTTTTAAATGAATTAGTTGCAGATTTACGCACTTATCCAGAGTTAGAACAAGAGATTCATCATTGTATTGACGATCGCGGCGATGTTGCCGATCGCGCCAGTACAAAACTTGCGGGAATTCGCCATCAACTGCGCCAACAACGCGATCGAATTTACAGCGTATTACAGGGAATTATTCAACGCCAATCTAATGCGATTCAAGAACCAGTAATTACTCAAAGAGGCGATCGCTTTGTGATTCCGGTAAAAGCAACTAGTAAAGATGCAATTCCGGGAATTGTGCATGATACTTCGATGAGTGGCGCGACTCTTTATGTGGAACCAAATTCGATCGTATCTTTGGGAAATCAACTGCGGCAATTAATGCGACAAGAACAAAACGAATCCGAAGCAATTCGTAGAGCATTGACGGAAAAAGTCGCAGAAGTTAAACCAGATTTAGAGCGATTATTGGCGATCGCTACAACTTTAGATTTAGCCACTGCTAGAGCGAGATATAGTTTATGGTTAGAAGCAAATCCTCCCAGATTTATTGAACCTGAAAAAGAAACTATTACTCTGCGACAATTGCGCCATCCCCTGTTAGTTTGGCAACAAAAACATGAACAAGGATCGAATGTAATTCCCGTTGATTTATTAATTCAACCGCACATCAGAGTTGTCACAATTACGGGCCCAAATACAGGGGGAAAAACCGTTACCTTAAAAACTTTGGCTTTAGCCGCTTTAATGGCAAAAGTTGGCTTATTTATCCCCGCACGCGAACCTGTAGAAATTCCTTGGTTCGACCAAATTTTAGCCGATATTGGTGATGAACAATCTCTGCAACAAAGTTTGTCTACTTTCTCCGGTCACATTCGTAGAATTAGTCGAATTTTAGCAGCAATTTCTGGGGAGACAAGAGGACAAGGGGACAAGGGGACAAGGGGACAAGGGGAAGAAACAGAACAAATCTCCGCGTCCTCTTCTTCCCAGTCCCCAGTCCCCAGTCCCCAATCCCTAGTGCTACTTGATGAAGTAGGCGCAGGAACCGATCCAGCAGAGGGAAGTGCTTTAGCGATCGCACTTTTACAACATCTCGCCAACACCAGTTTATTAACAATGGCGACGACTCACTTTGGCGAATTAAAAGCACTTAAATATGAGGATGAAAGATTTGAGAATGCCTCAGTAGAATTTAATGATCTTACCCTCTCGCCAACCTATCGATTATTGTGGGGAATTCCCGGACGTTCTAATGCTTTAACAATTGCGAAAAGATTAGGATTGAATGCCGAAATTGTGGAACAAGCGCAAACTTATGTTGGTGGTGCATCGGAAGATGTTAACCAAGTAATTGCAGGTTTAGAAGCACAAAGAAAACGGCAAGAAACTAAAGCCGAAGAAGCAGCAGAATTGTTAAAACAAGCGGAAAAATTACATGAAGAAGTAGCCAGAAAAGCAGCGAATTTGCAACAAAGAGAACAGCAATTACGCTTACAACAAGAACAAGCTGTACAAGCTGCGATCGCACAAGCAAAGGGCGAAATTGCTCAAGTAATTCGCCGTTTACAACAGGGAAATGTGACTGGAAAAGATGCCCAAGCTGCGACAGAGGCAATAAATCAAATTAAAGAGAAACATTTGCCACCGCCAGTAAAACCAAAACCGGGATTTAAACCGCAAGTTGGCGATCGCGTTCGCATTCCCAAACTGAATCAAACAGCCGAAGTTTTAACTGCTGCTGATGAAAACGGTAACTTAAGTGTGCGATTTGGCATTATGAAAATGACCGTTTCTTTAGCAGATGTTGAATCTTTAACTGGGGAAAAAGCAGAAGTTCCAGTAAAACAAAAACCCGTTGAAAAAGAAACACCTCGCACTTTGCCAAACAAAGGTGGAACTCAACCCCCGCCACCCGCACCCGCCATTCGTACCTCGCAAAATACGGTTGATATTCGCGGTTCTCGAGTTGCAGATGCGGAAAGCGAATTAGAACGAGGAATTCGTGCGGCGACTAATGCAGGCGTGTTGTGGATCGTGCATGGTAAAGGTACGGGAAAACTGCGCCAAGGCGTGCATGAATTTTTGCAAGAACATCCACAAGTTGAACGTTTCGAGTTAGCTGATTCTAAAGAAGGTGGTGCCGGAGTAACGATCGCTTACTTGCGTTAA